Within Drosophila nasuta strain 15112-1781.00 unplaced genomic scaffold, ASM2355853v1 ctg109_pilon, whole genome shotgun sequence, the genomic segment cattttttcattttccaaaattttcccgattttacatttttgactttctaaaattttcccgattttacatttttcattttccaaattttttcgatttttacattttttcattttctaaaacttttccgatttttaaatttttttattttctaaaattttcccgatttttacattttttcatttgaaaaatttttccgacttttacattttttcatttttcaaaatttttccgatttttacattttttcactgcccaaaatttttccgatttttataattttttcattttccaaaatttttgcgatttttacattttttcattttctaaaattttttcgatttttacattttttcattttctaaaatttttcagatttttacatttttcatttttcaaaattttttcgatttttacttttttttcattttgtcaaaattttcccgatttttacattttttcattttcaaaatttttgcgatttttacattttttcattttctaaaattttttcgatttttacatttttcattttctaaaatttttcagatttttacattttttcatttttcaaaattttttcgatttttactttttttcatttttcaaaattttcccgatttttacattttttcattttgcaaaattttcccgatttttaggtttttcattttttaaatttttccgatttttaaattttttaattttttaaaatttttccgatttttacattttttcacaaatgaaaacattttccataacttttccgatttttgcatttttcattttctaaaatttttcagatttttacattttttttttcatttttttcaaatttttcattttcgatttttacgattttttttttcattttgtcaaaatttttccgattttacattttttcattttccaaaatttttgcgatttttacattatttttcattttctacaaaattttttcgattttacattttttttcattttctacattttctttttcagatttttacattttttcatttttttcaaaaatttttcgatttttatttttttttcattttgtcaaaattttcccgatttttacattttttcattttgcaaaatttttcccgatttttaggtttttcattttttaaatttttccgatttttaaatttttaattttttaaagtttttccgatttttacattttttcacaaatgaaaacattttccaTAACTTTTccggttttacattttttaattttccaaaattttcccgatttttacattttttattttctaaaattttcccgatttttacattttgtgtaGGGGCGTCTTTCCAGTAAATgaaaacactttaaatttgatatgtAGCGGGTTTGTTCACTTTTACAAACTTTTTATTCGACACTTGAAAAAATACTTGTCATGTGCGCAGAAGAATATTTGAACATATGATAAAAGcagaaaagcactaaaagggcagggtgaccatctCCAGAGGAAACCAAGAACAGTGTGTCTGCGCGTAGGACacggtcacacgcacagtataccagctttgtcgctatcgataactttcgatcgcgaccacactgtcagctggccttagtggtcacacctgccatcatctggcatcaacatcctccccttgcaatgagttgcaaacgGTATCATTGTCCAAATGGACCGGACAGAATCCAGCCCAAGGTGGAATtctgggccattggcaaaccgtTGGTGCTCGGCAGGAGGCCGGGTTGGATGATGTGAGGATACACATCAGTGCCGAGCACCAGGGACACCATCGATGGTTGGAACCAGCGTTCGTCGGCGAGCGTAATGCTGCGGAACTGCTCCAAGTTTTCGCCATCGACGGGTCGGAGGGGCGTGCGGCAGTAGAATTGAGAGTCCACCTGCAGCAGCACCTTTCGACGGAACTCGGATGTCCGCGAGCGGATGATCGCCTTGCAGACGCCTTCCGTACCAACGCGGGTGACGGATAGCCGGTAGGCCGTTGCCAATGAAGCGCTGATACGGCTGGTCGCCGCGCACGGGTCGATCAGCGCTCGAATCTCGAATGTCTTACATCCGGTGTCGATTAGGATGTTGGCCGTTGGAAGAATGCTCACAGCCTTGTCCTGCAGCAAGGATGAGAGCGACGTCGGAAAAGCCCCTCGGGCGTAGGTGAGGCAATTCGCTGGGGAGACGGCGAGCGGGAACGTGACCGTGCTGGAGTTCGGGAACGTGACCGTGCTGGGGTTCGCGAACGTGGCCATGGTGGGGTTCGCGAACGTGGCCGTGGTGGGGTTCGGGATCGTGGCCGTGCGGCGGTTCGGGACCGGGTGGAGCCCGGTAGGACATCGCCTCGTCGCTGACGATTGGGGCGAACGCTGCATGCCGCCTTGAAGTGCAGCAGCGTGTGGTGGTCCCCACGACACACCCTGCACCTTCCGCGCTGCGGCAGAGTTGCCCGGAGTGTTGGTGGGCCAGACAGTTAGAGCAGTACTTGTTGATGAGTACTGCTCTCAACCGTTTCTCCGCTGTCAGCCTCAGGAATCGCTGACACTTCCGGAGTGGGTGGATCCCACGGCACACGCGACACCGGAACGAGTTGGTGCCAGCGGGGCGGTCCTGGTGGGTGGATGTATGTGATGGCATCCtacatgaaattaaataagaagaaaaacaaatgattattgTAGTAGCCTCTTTGTGTTGTCAATGACACACGGAACAGGACAGCATAGGACAACACAGGACGACGAATAGGAATACGGAATAGGAGGTTATCCGTCTTTCAGTCCTTCTGACGTGGAGGGGTCAGTCTTGCTGTCCATCGGGAGTAGAATGAGTTTGGCAACGGGTCTTCGGATAGTACCCCGCGCCGTGAGCACATCTACAACTCGGACCTTGGCATCAGTGCCTGGACACGTCGTCAGCACCCGTCCTAGGCGCCACTCGTTCGAGGGGAGGTTGTCTTCTTTATGACGACCATGTCACCGATCCGAAGGTTCCGTGTAGGGGATTGCCATTTCGTCTGTTTGTGCAGCTCCTTCAGGTACTCATCTTTCCAAcggaaacaaaattgttggtgaAGAGCCTTCAGTCGCTGCCACCGATTGAGGATGGAGGTGGCCGGTTGGTTAATTGGTGGTTCCAACACCGAAATAAGAGGGCCACCTATGAGGAAATGGCCAGGAGTGAGCGCTAGTAAGTCCGAAGGATCCTCGGACATAGGGAAATCGGCCTCCAATTCAGGCAGGCTTCGATCTTAGCGAGAAGAGTGGACAACTCTTCGAACGTATATTTCGAGGTGGATGTCGCCTTGTAAAAGAGTGCCTTAAAACTCTTTACGCCGGCTTCCCATAATCCACCCATATGCGGGGCGCCCGGCGGGTTGAAGTGCCAGGATAGGCTCTTGTGGGCGTGTTGTGCGATGATGCACTCCCTCGTCGCTTCCAAGAAGTCGTTGGAGATCACCTTGTCAGCTCCAACGAAGGTTTTCCCGTTGTCCGAGTGCATCTGGTATGGACACCCGTGCGATGAAACGGGAGAATGCGGCCAGGAATTTCTCCGTCGTGAGATCCGATGTTGCCTCCAAGTGGATCGCCTTCGTGCTGAAGCACACGAAGACGCAGACATACCCTTTGGTGATGAGGCAGGCTCGGCCAGTGTAGTTCTTTATTTCGAATGGGCCGGCGAAGTCGACTCCAGTGTGCGTGAAAGGTCTCGAGTAGGACGCCCTTTCCTTGGGCAAGTCCCCATCATTTGGGTCTGCAATCTCTTCTTGTAGATCACGCAAACCTTGCAAGAGTTGATGGTGGATCTGACGAGGACCTTCAATTTTGCAATCCAGAATCTGGAGCGGAATTTTTCcgttgtttacattttttcatttttcaaaatttttttgcaaaattttcccgatttttggttttttcattttttaaaattttcccgatttttaaattttttcattttctaaagtttttccgatttttacatttttcactgttgaaaatttttccgattttacatttttcactttctaaaattttcccgatttttacattttttcactttccaaaattttcccgattttacatttttaattttccaaaatttttccggttttacattttttcattttctataacttttcgatttttgaattttttattttctaaaattttcccgattttacattttttattttctaaaattttcccgattttacattttgtgtaGGGGCGTCTTTCCAGTAAATgaaaacactttaaatttgatatgtAGCGGGTTTGTTCACTTTTACAAACTTTTTATTCGACACTTGAAAAATACTTGTCATGTGCGCAGAAGAATATTTGAACATATGATAAAAGcagaaaagcactaaaaagggcagggtgaccatctCCAGAGGAAACCAAGAACAGTGTGTCTGCGCGTAGGACacggtcacacgcacagtataccagctttgtcgctatcgataactttcgatcgcgaccacactgtcagctggccttagtggtcacacctgccatcatctggcatcaacatcctccccttgcaatgagttgcaaacgGTATCATTGTCCAAATGGACCGGACAGAATCCAGCCCAAGGTGGAATtctgggccattggcaaaccgtTGGTGCTCGGCAGGAGGCCGGGTTGGATGATGTGAGGATACACATCAGTGCCGAGCACCAGGGACACCATCGATGGTTGGAACCAGCGTTCGTCGGCGAGCGTAATGCTGCGGAACTGCTCCAAGTTTTCGCCATCGACGGGTCGGAGGGGCGTGCGGCAGTAGAATTGAGAGTCCACCTGCAGCAGCACCTTTCGACGGAACTCGGATGTCCGCGAGCGGATGATCGCCTTGCAGACGCCTTCCGTACCAACGCGGGTGACGGATAGCCGGTAGGCCGTTGCCAATGAAGCGCTGATACGGCTGGTCGCCGCGCACGGGTCGATCAGCGCTCGAATCTCGAATGTCTTACATCCGGTGTCGATTAGGATGTTGGCCGTTGGAAGAATGCTCACAGCCTTGTCCTGCAGCAAGGATGAGAGCGACGTCGGAAAAGCCCCCTCGGGCGTAGGTGAGGCCGGTCGCTGGGGAGACGGCGAGCGGGAACGTGACCGTGCTGGAGTTCGGGAACGTGACCGTGCTGGGGTTCGCGAACGTGGCCGTGGTGGGGTTCGCGAACGTGGCCGTGGTGGGGTTCGGGATCGTGGCCGTGCGGCGGTTCGGGACCGGGTGGAGCCCGGTAGGACATCGCCTCGTCGCTGACGATTGGGGCGAACGCTGCATGCCGCCTTGAAGTGCAGCAGCGTGTGGTGGTCCCCACGACACACCCTGCACCTTCCCGCGCTGCGGCAGAATTGCCCGGAGTGTTGGTGGGCCAGACAGTTAGAGCAGTACTTGTTGATGAGTACTGCTCTCAACCGTTTCTCCGCTGTCAGCCTCAGGAATCGCTGACACTTCCGGAGTGGGTGGATCCCACGGCACACGCGACACCGGAACGAGTTGGTGCCAGCGGGGCGGTCCTGGTGGGTGGATGTATGTGATGGCATCCtacatgaaattaaataagaagaaaaacaaatgattattgTAGTAGCCTCTTTGTGTTGTCAATGACACACGGAACAGGACAGCATAGGACAACACAGGACGCCGAATAGGAATACGGAATAGGAGGTTATCCGTCTTTCAGTCCTTCTGACGTGGAGGGTCAGTCTTGCTGTCCATCGGGAGTAGAATGAGTTTGGCAACGGGTCTTCGGATAGTACCCCGCGCCGTGAGCACATCTACAACTCGGACCTTGGCATCAGTGCCTGGACACGTCGTCAGCACCCGTCCTAGGCGCCACTCGTTCGAGGGGAGGTTGTCTTCTTTATGACGACCATGTCACCGATCCGAAGGTTCCGTGTAGGGATTGCCATTTCGTCCGTTTGTGCAGCTCGTTCAGGTACTTATCTTTCCAAcggaaacaaaattgttggtgGAGAGCCTTCAGTCGCTGCCATCGATTGAGGATGGAGGTGGCCGGTTGGTTAATTGGTGGTTCCAACACCGAAATAAGAGGGCCACCTATGAGGAAATGGCCAGGAGTGAGCGCTAGTAAGTCCGAAGGATCCTCGGACATAGGGAAATCGGCCTCGAATTCAGGCAGGCTTCGATCTTAGCGAGAAGAGTGGACAACTCTTCGAACGTATATTTCGAGGTGGATGTCGCCTTGTAAAAGAGTGCCTTAAAACTCTTTACGCCGGCTTCCCATAATCCACCCATATGCGGGGCGCCCGGCGGGTTGAAGTGCCAGGATAGGCTCTTGTGGGCGTGTTGTGCGATGATGCACTCCCTCGTCGCTTCCAAGAAGTCGTTGGAGATCACCTTGTCAGCTCCAACGAAGGTTTTCCCGTTGTCCGAGTGCATCTGGTATGGACACCCGTGCGATGAAACGGGAGAATGCGGCCAGGAATTTCTCCGTCGAGAGATCCGATGTTGCCTCCAAGTCGATCGCCTTCGTGCTGAAGCACACGAAGACGCAGACATACCCTTTGGTGATGAGGCAGGCTCGGCCAGTGTAGTTCTTTATTTCGAATGGGCCGGCGAAGTCGACTCCAGTGTGCGTGAAAGGTCTCGAGTAGGACGCCCTTTCCTTGGGCAAGTCCCCATCATTTGGGTCTGTAATCTCTTCTTGTAGATCACGCAAACCTTGCAAGAGTTGATGGTGGATCTGACGAGGACCTTCAATTTTGCAATCCAGAATCTGGAGCGGATCAGCCGCATGACGACTTGGTTACCCCCATGGAAGGATATACGATGGGTGAAACGAACCAGTAGTCGTGCAAAAGACGAGGAATACGAGAGGATGATTGGATGACGCTCATCATAACGCAGCGAGTGGGACGCCCTCAGACGCCCACAGGCCCCTAGAATCCCCTTGCCATCGTGGAAAGGGTTCAAGTTTCGGATTGAACTTGAGGAAGGAACCTACTGCTTGGACTGCAGACAGTGGTATTCTTGTTGAAAAGTTTGTCGTTGAGCCATGACGATTAGCCGCTCTTGGATCCGTGACAGCTCATCCGCTTGGACCACGGTAGAGCTTGGAACTGTCAACTTCCGACTTCTATCTATGAATCTGAGAACATAGGCCTTGCCAAACTCAGAGAAGTTATTCAGGAAGTCAGGAGTAGGAGGTAACTTAGCGACGTTGCACTTAATCCGCTGCTCCAGCAGAGTCTCCGGAATGGGACTTGAAGATGTTGGCCATTGATCCGACGGGAGATGAAGCCACTCTGGTCCATGCCACCACAAAGGACTACGCATCAATTCTTGTGGCAGGACACCTCGGCTTGCAAGATCTGCCGGATTGTGCTCGGATCGAACATGCGACCAGTTCTTGGCGTCGCTGGCTTGGACGATTTTGGCCACACGATTGGCCACAAAGGTTGTCCATCTGCAGGGTGGCTTGTTCAACCAGGCgagaacaattgttgaatcaGTCCAAAAGAAAGTCTGGAAACTTTCTGTTGGCAGATTCAGGAGGAGGGCTGCAGATAACTCAGCTAACAGGTCTGCGCCACAAAGCTCCAAACGTGGCACTGAGAGAGACTTGACAGGAGCCACCTTTGTCTTCGCAGTAAGGAGATGTGTGGAAACCTTGCTCGCCATCTCCACACGGACATAGATCGCTGCTCCATACGCCCTTTCTGACGCATCACAGAATCCATGGTACTGGAGCTTCACTCGTGTCTGGAATTGGACCCATCTTGGAATCCGGATCTCTCACAGAGCAGGATAGCTCTGGAGGTACTCCTTCCATTGGAGTAAAAGATCCGTTGGTAAATGCTCGTCCCATTCGAGCGTTCTCAGCCATATCTCCTGCATGAAGATCTTGGGTCGGATAACGAAAGGGGCCAGCCACCCGGCTGGGTCGAAAAGCTTAGCGATTTGCGAAAGCACTTCCCTCTTCGTGTAGGAGTCCTGATGGGCAACTTCCGGTGGCATGAAGAAGAACTCGTCGTCGTGAGCTTGCCACCTCATGCCCAGAGTTTTCGCCGTACTGGAGTCTTCGAGTTCGAGGAAATCTTCTCGAAGTAGATGGTCCTTTGGAATGTCCTTCAGCACGCTCTTATGGTTCGACGTCCACTTCCTCAGCGGGAAGCCAGCGCTGTTCAGGGCTGCACACACTTCCGCAATGGTCCGGATGGCCTCTTCTGTCGTGTGTGTCCCCGCCAGGACGTCGTCCACGTACATGTTGTTGGAAATGACTCGGCTTGCGAGAGGATACTCCAAGCGTATGTCATCAGCAAGTTGCTGGAGGACTCGTAGAGCCAGGAAAGGCGCACAGTTGACACCGATTGTTACTGTGTTCAACTCGAAGTCACGGATCTCACCGTCCGACGTACGGAACAGAATTCGTTGGAACGGTATGTGCTTCGAGTCCATGAGGATTTGGCGATACATCTTCGTTATGTCAGCATTGAACACATATCGATAGTATCGCCATCTGAGGATCTGCAACGTGAGATCCGATTGGAGAATGGGCCCTGAATGAAGGATATCATTCAGACTCTTGCCATTTGAGGATGGACAAGATGCGTTGAAAACGACCCGCACCTTCGTTGTGGTGCTATCTGGTTTGAGGCGTGGTGAGGCAGGTAGAAATTAGGAGTCGTCACAATCGCCTGAGGCGATATGGGTGTCATATGACCCAAGTCCACGTACTCCTGGAGAACGGCATTGTACTGTTCCTTTAGAGAATCGTTTCTTGACAAACGATTCTCGTTCTTGAGGAATTGAGCCAGCGCTATAGATCTGGAATGGCCCAGTTCAATGCCATCGGGCTTCCGGAATGGAAGAGTGACCCGATATCTGCCACATTTGCTACGAGAAGTAGTCTTAACGAAGTTTTCTTCGCAAACGAAGTCTGACTCCTTTATCAGCTTTGCTGGAATATCCTCCACctcccaaaatttggaaagtAGGCTGTCGAGCTGTTCGTCTGCTTGGAGGGCGACTCTTGTCGAAAACGCAGAAACAGTTGTCGACACATTCTGGGAGACGGGGCCGGTAAGAATCCAGCCAAACACGGTTTCCTGCCCAAGgagtgagccacaaatgtttggccggGAGCCGCTCAGGATGACCGACggaaggatatccgcgccaatTAGAATATCAATCTGAGCGCTCTTGTAGAAGTGTGGATCTGCCAGTTCTATCGCTGGTAGATCCCTTAGGAAAGTTCGCGGCATATCGAAGGAGGGCAGTTTGCCTGCCAACTGTGGAATTACGAATGCCGAAGTCTCGATATGGAGCCTCGGCTTCGTCGGAGAACCAATGCTGAAGTGACATAACTTCTGCGATTGGGCCGCAACTGCGTGATTTAACCCGGATACCTGGGCTCGCACGGACTGGAAAGGCAACTTTATGCGTTGGAACAGACGCTCAGAAATGAATGTCGCTTCGGACCCGGAATCAATTAGCGCACGTGCGGTGTATGAAGTGCCCAAGTGGCATACGTTGATGACCGCCGTGCCGAGAAGGACATTCTGAGAATTATTGGCAAAGAAATTGTGcacatttgttgccgttgGATTTGGAGTGGACTGTATATTGGACGATGAGGAGGCTCCATTGTGGGCACTGTCTTCCCGATGGAGAAGAGTGTTGTGCCGCCCTTTGCATGTCAAACAATTGTGCGCACTCGTACACTCTCGGAGTTGGTGACCTCTTGCGAAACAGTTTAAACAGAGACTTTTCTGTTTGATGTATGTCATTCTCTCGTTGACCGACATTTGCAAAAACGCGGACA encodes:
- the LOC132797502 gene encoding uncharacterized protein LOC132797502; the encoded protein is MHSDNGKTFVGADKVISNDFLEATRECIIAQHAHKSLSWHFNPPGAPHMGGLWEAGVKSFKALFYKATSTSKYTFEELSTLLAKIEACLNSRPISLCPRILRTY
- the LOC132797503 gene encoding uncharacterized protein LOC132797503 codes for the protein MALSNFVSVSDRLVHFESRVRGPAAEDDNVHTYEIRRDRLQALWDNVEAAYSTCADALHQDGDSEGTQALEAKYDHCYAVYERCLAHVKGQITQVSGSSRREASVPPVYSSGCRLPPVDTEVFRGDYLRWPTFRDLFTAIYVNNPRLTPVEKLFHLNSKTADEANEIVAKFPLTNDGFASAWGALCERFENKRLLITSQLKILFNLSTVTQESGAAIKELQSTIQRCLTALEHSDISVCSPFADCILVFLCSSKLPKLTLSLWEQSLVDKARIPAWQDMSTFLNERYRTLEAIEDVKQTANPQNATAGPSRPQNSKRVNSFEAQVTPKGKSCDLCSKENHPVRSTPNPTATNVHNFFANNSQNVLLGTAVINVCHLGTSYTARALIDSGSEATFISERLFQRIKLPFQSVRAQVSGLNHAVAAQSQKLCHFSIGSPTKPRLHIETSAFVIPQLAGKLPSFDMPRTFLRDLPAIELADPHFYKSAQIDILIGADILPSVILSGSRPNICGSLLGQETVFGWILTGPVSQNVSTTVSAFSTRVALQADEQLDSLLSKFWEVEDIPAKLIKESDFVCEENFVKTTSRSKCGRYRVTLPFRKPDGIELGHSRSIALAQFLKNENRLSRNDSLKEQYNAVLQEYVDLDSTTTKVRVVFNASCPSSNGKSLNDILHSGPILQSDLTLQILRWRYYRYVFNADITKMYRQILMDSKHIPFQRILFRTSDGEIRDFELNTVTIGVNCAPFLALRVLQQLADDIRLEYPLASRVISNNMYVDDVLAGTHTTEEAIRTIAEVCAALNSAGFPLRKWTSNHKSVLKDIPKDHLLREDFLELEDSSTAKTLGMRWQAHDDEFFFMPPEVAHQDSYTKREVLSQIAKLFDPAGWLAPFVIRPKIFMQEIWLRTLEWDEHLPTDLLLQWKEYLQSYPAL